In one Pelorhabdus rhamnosifermentans genomic region, the following are encoded:
- the hisD gene encoding histidinol dehydrogenase — MLKITDVKQFSDEELKQLMTKPSFDQVVLGEKAQASIRRNFGRDLTALQVVDQIVTAVRRDGDGALFHYTQLIDGVTITKETFEVSSDEMDEALDKADKAVLASIDKAVQNVRAFHAEQLPKSWITYREQGSILGQNVRPLDCVGIYVPGGTASYPSSVIMNAVPASVAGVKEIIMTVPPTKDGKVNPYVLAAAKAAGVSRIFKIGGAQAIAGLAFGTKLLPRVDKITGPGNIFVTLAKKAVYGYCDIDMLAGPSEILIIADQTAKPAYVAADLLSQAEHDPLASSILITDSRKLAEDVCKEVTMQLSKLSRQEIAQAALQKNGKIILVGQLKDAIKIANFAAPEHLEILTAQPFELLPFIRHAGAIFLGPYSPEPLGDYLAGPNHILPTGGTARFYSVLNVDSFMKKTSLIAYTKQGLRSVSSDVICLATAEGLGAHANAIRLREE, encoded by the coding sequence ATGCTCAAAATAACGGATGTCAAGCAGTTTAGTGATGAAGAATTAAAACAGCTCATGACGAAGCCAAGTTTTGATCAGGTTGTACTTGGCGAAAAGGCTCAGGCAAGTATTCGGCGAAATTTTGGTCGTGATTTAACGGCGCTGCAGGTTGTGGATCAAATTGTTACGGCTGTCCGGCGTGATGGTGATGGCGCCCTGTTTCATTATACGCAGCTCATTGATGGAGTGACCATTACGAAAGAAACTTTTGAAGTATCTTCTGATGAGATGGACGAGGCTTTAGATAAGGCTGATAAAGCGGTTCTTGCTTCTATTGACAAGGCTGTACAAAATGTACGCGCTTTTCATGCTGAACAGCTGCCAAAGTCATGGATTACTTATCGTGAGCAAGGCAGTATATTAGGACAAAATGTTCGGCCTCTCGACTGTGTGGGTATCTATGTACCCGGTGGGACGGCATCTTATCCTTCCTCAGTCATTATGAATGCCGTGCCGGCTTCGGTGGCGGGTGTGAAGGAAATCATTATGACTGTGCCGCCAACAAAAGATGGCAAGGTTAATCCTTATGTTTTAGCAGCAGCCAAGGCAGCGGGTGTCAGCCGGATTTTCAAAATAGGTGGTGCTCAGGCGATTGCTGGTTTGGCTTTTGGAACAAAGTTACTGCCACGGGTGGATAAAATTACCGGTCCTGGCAACATTTTTGTTACGTTAGCTAAAAAAGCCGTTTATGGGTACTGTGATATTGATATGCTGGCAGGTCCGAGTGAGATACTTATTATTGCTGATCAAACAGCGAAGCCTGCCTATGTTGCTGCCGATTTACTTAGTCAGGCTGAACATGATCCTTTGGCTTCTAGTATTTTAATCACCGATTCGAGAAAATTAGCTGAAGACGTTTGTAAGGAAGTGACTATGCAATTAAGTAAGCTTTCCAGGCAAGAAATTGCACAAGCCGCGCTACAGAAAAACGGTAAAATCATTCTTGTCGGCCAATTGAAGGACGCTATCAAAATTGCTAATTTTGCAGCTCCGGAGCACTTGGAAATTTTGACTGCCCAGCCTTTTGAACTGTTGCCGTTTATTCGTCATGCCGGAGCAATTTTTCTTGGACCTTATTCGCCTGAACCTCTTGGCGACTATTTAGCTGGACCTAACCATATTTTGCCGACTGGCGGTACGGCACGATTTTATTCGGTGCTTAATGTTGATTCATTCATGAAAAAAACGAGTCTTATTGCTTATACGAAGCAGGGGTTGCGCTCTGTCAGTTCCGATGTCATTTGTCTGGCAACAGCTGAGGGCCTTGGGGCTCATGCCAATGCGATTCGTTTGAGGGAGGAGTAA
- the hisG gene encoding ATP phosphoribosyltransferase, whose translation MTSSDMDYLTIALPKGKLFDHSVRRLAALGYSAKGLSEDSRKLVIANEEKKLRFIITKTADLPTYVEYGAADIGIIGKDVLLEENRDVYELLDLKFGLCRLMAAVPEQFLKPKLSDYAHMRVATKYPHVAERFFHDMGIQMEFIKLNGSIELAPMVGLAELIVDIVETGRTLKENRLIEVAQIAPATARFIANRVSFKMKFNRIHQLVEDLKVLTESEELKCSK comes from the coding sequence ATGACTTCCAGTGATATGGATTATTTAACAATTGCCTTACCCAAAGGTAAACTCTTTGATCACTCTGTACGGCGCTTAGCGGCGCTTGGCTACAGTGCTAAGGGACTTAGCGAAGATTCCCGAAAATTAGTGATTGCTAATGAAGAAAAAAAATTACGATTTATTATTACGAAGACAGCTGATTTGCCAACTTATGTAGAATACGGAGCGGCGGATATTGGTATTATCGGTAAAGATGTACTACTTGAAGAAAATCGCGATGTTTATGAACTGCTTGACTTAAAATTTGGCTTGTGCCGGTTAATGGCGGCTGTGCCTGAGCAATTTTTAAAGCCCAAGCTGAGTGATTATGCTCATATGCGTGTGGCAACCAAGTATCCTCATGTAGCGGAACGTTTTTTTCATGATATGGGGATTCAAATGGAATTTATTAAACTCAATGGCTCTATCGAACTGGCACCTATGGTTGGTCTTGCTGAGCTTATTGTGGATATTGTTGAAACAGGTCGTACGCTCAAAGAAAACAGGTTGATTGAGGTGGCGCAAATTGCTCCGGCTACAGCTCGGTTTATTGCTAATCGCGTGAGTTTTAAAATGAAATTTAATCGCATTCATCAATTAGTCGAAGATTTGAAGGTCTTGACAGAAAGTGAGGAATTGAAATGCTCAAAATAA